One stretch of Halichoerus grypus chromosome 10, mHalGry1.hap1.1, whole genome shotgun sequence DNA includes these proteins:
- the MRPS26 gene encoding small ribosomal subunit protein mS26, with amino-acid sequence MLHALRVLGRGSLRGLPAPLLLPVRGRKTRHDPPAKSKVGRVATPPAVDPVEFFLLTERYRQYRQTVRALRLEFVSEVRKKVHEARAGVLAERKALQDATEHRDLMAWNQAENQRLHELRLARLRQEARELEQRQAEEKARRAREAEAWTQLKEQEVLQLQEEAKNFITRENLEARVEEALDSPKSYNWAVTREGLVVKPQHKGS; translated from the exons ATGCTGCACGCGCTGAGAGTCCTGGGCCGGGGGTCCCTGCGGGGGCTTCCGGCTCCGCTGCTGCTGCCCGTGCGCGGCCGCAAGACCCGCCACGACCCTCCGGCCAAGTCCAAGGTCGGGCGCGTGGCGACCCCGCCCGCGGTGGATCCTGTAGAATTCTTCTTGCTGACGGAGCGTTACCGGCAGTACCGCCAGACGGTGCGCGCCCTCAG GCTGGAGTTCGTGTCCGAGGTGCGGAAGAAGGTGCACGAGGCCCGGGCCGGGGTCCTGGCAGAGCGCAAGGCGCTGCAAGATGCCACCGAGCACCGCGACCTGATGGCCTGGAACCAGGCGGAGAACCAGCGGCTGCACGAGCTGCG gttAGCCAGGCTGCGGCAGGAGGCGCGGGAGCTGGAGCAGCGGCAGGCGGAGGAGAAAGCCCGGCGGGCCCGAGAGGCGGAGGCCTGGACGCAGCTCAAGGAGCAGGAAGTGCTGCAGCTGCAG GAGGAAGCAAAAAATTTCATCACCCGAGAGAACCTGGAGGCACGGGTGGAAGAAGCTTTGGACTCGCCAAAGAGCTACAACTGGGCCGTCACCAGAGAGGGCCTGGTGGTCAAGCCACAGCACAAGGGCTCTTAA
- the LOC118536458 gene encoding progonadoliberin-2, translating to MASCRLGFLLLLLLTVHLGSSKAQHWSHGWYPGGKRASSLAQHPQHAPRLLGRVLGTPASSPDQTAHDLPSDALAPPKNNVLWEGRTTGWWPLCRKQHLVQTLLVSRGRGPALASRGHWD from the exons ATGGCCAGCTGCAGGCTAGgctttctgctgctgctgctgctgaccgTCCACCTTGGATCCTCGAAGGCTCAGCACTGGTCCCATGGCTGGTACCCTGGAGGAAAACGAGCGTCCAGCTTAGCCCAGCACCCCCAGCACGCCCCAAGGCTCCTAG GAAGGGTCCTGGGTACCCCAGCAAGCAGCCCAGACCAGACTGCCCATGACCTCCCAAGCGATGCCCTGGCTCCCCCCAAGAACAATGTGCTCTGGGAGGGCAGAACCACAGGCTGGTGGCCTCTCTGCCGGAAGCAGCACCTGGTGCAGACACTGCTGGTAAGTAGAGGGAGAGGCCCGGCCTTGGCCAGCAGGGGCCATTGGGACTAA